Genomic segment of Tomitella fengzijianii:
GCCTGCGCGGCGATGCGCGCACGGGCGTCGGATTCGTCCAACCCGCGACTGCCGACGAGGCGCGACACGCGCGTGTCCTCATCGGCGTCGACGACGACGACCACGTGGAACAAGGGCCCCATCGAGCCCTCCACCAGCAGCGGGATGTCCTGGACGACGATCGAGCCGGCGGGTGCGGCATCGATCCGCTCCTGGGTCCTGGCGCCGATCCGCGGATGCAGGATCGCGTTGAGCCGCAGACGTGAGGACTCGTCGGCGAAGGCCACCGCCGCCAACGCCGGCCGGTCCAGCGTGCCGTCCGGCGACAGGATCGACTTTCCGAACTCCGCCGCCAGCTCCGCCAGGCCGGGTGTGCCCGGTTCGACGACCTCACGGGCGATCGCATCGGCGTCGATCACCGTCGCGCCGGCGCGCGCGAGCACCGCCGCCACCGTCGACTTGCCCGCCCCGATTCCTCCGGTCAAACCCACTCTCAGCACGCCGCCGAGTCTTCCACACGGCGGGCGGGTCACCGCCGACGGCACGGGACCGGGACCCGCAGACGCCACGGAGCCCCGGATCCGATGCGGATCCGGGGCTCCGTGCAGGTCACACCGGCGGGTGCCGGGGACTGCTGCCGATCAGTTGCCGGCGAGCTTCTCACGCAGCGCGGCAAGCTGCTCGTCGCTCGCCAGCGAGCCGCCGGAGGCGGCCGGCGCGGGGCTGCCCGACGACGACTGCGACGCGGCCGCCGGGGCGCCCTCGTCCTCGCCGCCCGACGAGTAGCTGCCGCCCGCGGCCTCTTCCGCCGCGGCCGCCGCCATCTTCTCGATCTGCGCGGTGTGCAGGCGGTGACGGCGCTCCGCCTCCTGGTAGCGCGCCTCCCACGCCTGACGCTGCTCGTCGAAGCCCTCGAGCCACTCGTTGGTCTCCGAGTCGAAGCCCTCGGGGAAGATGTAGTTGCCCTGCTCGTCGTAGCTGTCGGCCATGCCGTAACGCGAGGGATCGAACTCCTCGGTGTAGTCCTCGTTGGCCTGCTTGAGGCTCAGCGAGATGCGGCGGCGGTCCAGGTCGATGTCGATGACCTTGACCATGGCGTCGTCGCCCACGGACACGACCTGGTCCGGGACCTCCACGTGGC
This window contains:
- the coaE gene encoding dephospho-CoA kinase; translation: MGLTGGIGAGKSTVAAVLARAGATVIDADAIAREVVEPGTPGLAELAAEFGKSILSPDGTLDRPALAAVAFADESSRLRLNAILHPRIGARTQERIDAAPAGSIVVQDIPLLVEGSMGPLFHVVVVVDADEDTRVSRLVGSRGLDESDARARIAAQATGEQRRAVADVWLDNSGPAGALDHAVEQLWEHRLVPFARNLAAGDTARPDPKAAVAANADGAAGAARRLAQRLRVVLGADAAEVESRGADAGVEATVRPAAGATADSMAARMPGAGLVRAGASRFRSADPGAAAMVDVVG